A section of the Myxococcus virescens genome encodes:
- a CDS encoding serine/threonine protein kinase: protein MADAPDLGGYEVVGRLAVGGMAEVYQARARVTTQRSPGEPDEIVIKRLHPSFRSDTAYVKAFVDEAKLTVRLRHPNIVRTYRLFKAGPDYLMVQELVSGRTLGYMQELLVKAGAAMPPESACYIAWCLLKALDYIHRAKVGENGATIVHRDVNPANLLLGINGDVKLTDFGVAEVEGLMRGDSGALRGTLPYMSPEQVLGLPVDARTDLYAVGIILWELWSGRRLFAGEHEAELMHKVRDARVPLLTSSPELPDYAVQVARKALFADRARRFQTAAEFIKALESLSRRAGWPLTVEALQPLLGG from the coding sequence GTGGCGGATGCTCCGGACCTGGGTGGTTACGAGGTGGTCGGCCGGTTGGCGGTGGGCGGCATGGCGGAGGTGTACCAGGCGCGAGCCCGGGTCACCACGCAGCGCTCACCGGGTGAACCGGACGAGATTGTCATCAAGCGGCTGCACCCGTCGTTTCGCAGCGACACTGCCTACGTCAAAGCCTTCGTTGACGAGGCGAAGCTGACGGTCCGCCTGCGCCATCCGAACATCGTCCGCACCTACCGCCTGTTCAAGGCGGGGCCGGACTACCTGATGGTGCAGGAGCTCGTGAGTGGCCGGACGCTGGGCTACATGCAGGAGCTGCTGGTGAAGGCCGGCGCGGCGATGCCGCCCGAGTCCGCCTGCTACATCGCCTGGTGTCTGCTCAAGGCGCTGGACTACATCCACCGGGCCAAGGTGGGGGAGAACGGCGCCACCATCGTCCACCGCGACGTGAACCCGGCCAACCTGCTGCTGGGCATCAACGGCGACGTGAAGCTCACCGACTTCGGCGTGGCGGAGGTGGAGGGGCTGATGCGCGGCGACTCCGGCGCGCTGCGCGGCACGCTGCCCTATATGAGCCCGGAGCAGGTGCTGGGCCTGCCGGTGGACGCGCGCACGGACCTGTACGCGGTGGGCATCATCCTCTGGGAGCTGTGGTCCGGCCGCCGCCTCTTCGCCGGGGAGCACGAGGCGGAGCTGATGCACAAGGTGCGCGACGCACGCGTGCCGCTGCTGACGTCCTCTCCGGAGCTGCCGGACTACGCGGTGCAGGTGGCGCGCAAGGCGCTGTTCGCGGACCGGGCGCGGCGCTTCCAGACGGCGGCGGAGTTCATCAAGGCGCTGGAGTCCCTGTCCCGGCGCGCGGGCTGGCCGCTGACGGTGGAGGCGCTCCAGCCGCTGCTGGGGGGCTGA
- a CDS encoding LEA type 2 family protein gives MRSRRAVILGLLGGGLAVSGCLGSVPFRPRAYEDAVRVVGFQVDFRQDGTGVLDLDLAVTNPASDAATLAAVDFTLRVDGRRVAVGTQQVAAPLAADGSAPLRVLFPLASARATGGPESVPRRVQVEGGVVLRFGGTERRAPFKSERVLPLAWVPPLDGD, from the coding sequence ATGCGCTCGCGCCGCGCCGTCATCCTGGGGCTGCTGGGGGGCGGGCTCGCCGTGTCCGGGTGTCTGGGCTCGGTGCCCTTCCGGCCGCGGGCCTATGAAGACGCGGTGCGCGTGGTGGGCTTCCAGGTGGACTTCCGGCAGGACGGCACCGGCGTCCTGGACCTGGACCTGGCGGTGACGAACCCCGCTTCGGACGCGGCCACGCTGGCCGCGGTGGACTTCACGTTGCGGGTGGACGGGCGCCGCGTGGCGGTGGGCACCCAGCAGGTGGCGGCGCCCCTGGCGGCGGATGGGAGCGCCCCGCTGCGCGTGCTCTTCCCGCTGGCCAGCGCGCGCGCCACGGGCGGGCCCGAGTCCGTGCCCCGGCGGGTGCAGGTGGAGGGCGGGGTGGTGCTGCGCTTCGGCGGCACCGAGCGGCGCGCGCCCTTCAAGTCCGAGCGCGTGCTGCCGCTGGCCTGGGTGCCACCGCTGGACGGGGACTGA
- a CDS encoding AHH domain-containing protein codes for MTTSDTRHNPNTEMARRLNGIYKRNLARKESSRAAAKEEAKKSKPKKKAESAPDGHLDPNAPLNGVLAKGDNYARRGYTYLKAQDGRGVYRNFDHAHLSEVRDMVKERAEFPGGPKENFNPTYTQQHPYAWEAHHMLPGSAFYYMMKDGKPAFTYKQIRLLLMSEYNINHGHNIINLPAEDWAVPVHSLICHPSDHESYTMRVMDEMRKVANDLQKLIDSGKPHGNLPELIFEELKKLENRFWIFIVKLSGKLVEAKVAGVRYVGPGSEHVRYANKDGGTHYEWGSLW; via the coding sequence ATGACAACCAGTGACACCCGGCACAATCCCAATACGGAAATGGCCCGCAGGCTCAATGGCATCTACAAGCGCAACCTGGCTCGGAAGGAATCTTCCCGGGCCGCGGCCAAGGAAGAGGCGAAGAAGAGCAAGCCGAAGAAGAAGGCGGAGTCCGCTCCTGACGGACATCTGGACCCCAACGCGCCGTTGAATGGGGTGCTGGCCAAGGGCGATAACTATGCCCGTCGCGGCTACACGTACCTCAAGGCCCAGGACGGCCGAGGGGTGTATCGCAACTTCGACCATGCGCACCTGAGCGAAGTCCGGGACATGGTGAAGGAGCGGGCGGAGTTTCCAGGGGGGCCGAAGGAGAACTTCAACCCCACGTACACCCAGCAGCATCCGTACGCCTGGGAAGCTCACCACATGCTGCCAGGCTCGGCCTTCTATTACATGATGAAGGACGGCAAGCCGGCCTTCACGTACAAGCAGATTCGGCTGTTGCTGATGTCCGAGTACAACATCAACCACGGGCACAACATCATCAATCTTCCCGCCGAGGACTGGGCCGTCCCGGTCCATTCCCTCATCTGCCATCCGAGCGACCACGAGTCCTACACGATGCGGGTCATGGATGAGATGCGGAAGGTGGCCAACGATTTACAGAAGCTGATTGATAGTGGGAAGCCGCACGGCAACTTGCCAGAACTCATCTTTGAAGAGCTCAAAAAGCTGGAGAATCGGTTCTGGATATTTATTGTCAAACTCAGCGGAAAGCTCGTTGAAGCAAAAGTCGCTGGTGTCCGATATGTCGGCCCTGGTTCAGAGCACGTTAGGTACGCCAATAAAGATGGCGGAACGCACTATGAGTGGGGCAGCCTTTGGTAG
- a CDS encoding imm11 family protein yields MANYWVLRAESADGAIIDALPKDSPTNWKFSTGEPLARSFPAGGKVSFSDHFPDRRKLYDFVRNTIGVILASSRVRHVLEGLKVENAEFLPVTMCDHQWGPVADGYGILNVLGSQDAIDMEKSTYDISALSREISHVSNLVLTVGKIDPQAEIFRARNMMELILISDRTKQAFEQAGLTGFRAHPAEGFDDMFA; encoded by the coding sequence ATGGCTAATTACTGGGTGTTGCGGGCGGAGTCTGCAGATGGGGCTATCATTGATGCTTTGCCCAAGGACAGTCCGACCAATTGGAAGTTCAGTACGGGCGAGCCTCTTGCGCGGAGTTTCCCTGCAGGGGGAAAGGTGTCGTTCTCGGACCACTTCCCGGACCGGCGTAAACTCTATGATTTCGTGCGAAATACCATTGGTGTCATACTCGCGTCGTCGCGTGTGAGACATGTTTTGGAGGGCTTGAAGGTCGAAAATGCAGAGTTTCTTCCCGTTACCATGTGCGATCACCAGTGGGGTCCGGTGGCTGATGGTTATGGCATCCTGAATGTTCTGGGCTCCCAAGATGCGATCGATATGGAAAAATCGACCTATGACATCAGTGCGCTCTCTCGGGAGATTAGTCATGTCAGTAACCTGGTGCTGACAGTAGGGAAGATTGATCCGCAGGCCGAAATCTTCCGCGCCCGCAACATGATGGAGCTCATCCTGATTTCGGACCGGACCAAGCAGGCCTTCGAACAGGCGGGGCTGACAGGTTTCAGGGCCCATCCCGCCGAAGGCTTCGACGACATGTTCGCCTGA
- a CDS encoding TIGR02270 family protein, producing MNPLPRHLSLPISWEMLASHLDEAGFLWRQWKRVLVAPDHVLDDVAGVEARLLAHVDALVLAGRKAATRLLVPALAEADAPGRVECAALGLLLQEDALEAAVRSVLEVLQAGEEGPCAGIQAALLCAGGRGLESWLRPMVDASPSPGVLATLLEILGAWRVDPGPALEASLTHEAAQVRAAAFRCLRSWPVRLSESTLELGLRSSSAEVSGAALEAGLLAGSRRAWWECRRQVLEGGPHRQMALRALAVAGGPDAQKLLLEGLGDAARRTETLRVVGLVGTVETARACLEAMREPPWARMAAESFSLVTGMEVPAVAPGVESGDEEAAAEFAPEADLPLPDVPRLEAWWAEHASRFKPTVRFVRGRPLGQESLLDALREGSMYRRRSLWWAVALRTRGALGLGVGAWTRTQRAEEDAARRLPPARFAQSLEGGVGAWGGA from the coding sequence ATGAACCCGTTGCCCCGGCACCTCTCGCTCCCCATCTCCTGGGAGATGCTGGCGTCACACCTCGACGAGGCGGGATTCCTGTGGCGGCAGTGGAAGCGTGTCCTCGTGGCGCCGGACCATGTCCTCGATGACGTCGCTGGGGTGGAGGCGCGACTCCTCGCCCATGTGGATGCGCTCGTGCTCGCGGGGCGCAAGGCCGCGACGAGGCTGCTCGTTCCCGCCCTGGCCGAAGCGGACGCGCCTGGGAGGGTGGAGTGCGCCGCGCTCGGGCTGCTGCTTCAGGAAGACGCCCTGGAGGCGGCTGTGCGGAGTGTCCTCGAAGTGCTCCAGGCGGGGGAGGAGGGCCCGTGCGCGGGCATCCAGGCCGCGCTCCTTTGTGCCGGCGGACGGGGGCTGGAGTCATGGCTGCGGCCCATGGTCGACGCATCGCCCTCACCTGGAGTGCTCGCGACACTGCTGGAGATTTTGGGGGCGTGGCGAGTGGACCCTGGGCCGGCGCTGGAGGCGTCGCTCACGCATGAGGCCGCCCAGGTGCGGGCCGCCGCGTTTCGCTGCCTGCGCTCCTGGCCCGTCCGGTTGTCCGAATCCACGCTGGAATTGGGACTGCGCTCATCCTCCGCCGAGGTTTCTGGCGCTGCCCTGGAGGCAGGGCTGTTGGCGGGAAGTCGACGGGCGTGGTGGGAATGCCGCCGTCAGGTCCTGGAGGGCGGGCCGCACCGCCAGATGGCCTTGCGAGCGCTGGCCGTGGCGGGTGGGCCGGACGCCCAGAAGTTGCTGTTGGAGGGGCTGGGAGACGCTGCCCGAAGGACGGAGACCTTGAGGGTGGTCGGCCTGGTGGGAACGGTCGAGACTGCTCGGGCCTGTCTGGAGGCGATGCGCGAGCCGCCATGGGCGCGCATGGCGGCGGAGTCGTTCTCGCTGGTGACAGGCATGGAGGTTCCCGCGGTGGCTCCGGGCGTGGAGTCGGGCGACGAGGAGGCGGCCGCGGAGTTCGCGCCGGAAGCAGACCTCCCGCTGCCGGATGTGCCCCGTCTTGAGGCGTGGTGGGCCGAGCACGCATCCCGGTTCAAGCCGACGGTGCGCTTCGTGCGGGGACGGCCTTTGGGGCAGGAGTCGTTGCTCGACGCGTTACGAGAAGGGTCGATGTATCGCCGCCGGTCGCTCTGGTGGGCTGTGGCCCTGCGGACCCGGGGCGCGCTGGGGTTGGGCGTGGGCGCTTGGACACGGACCCAGCGCGCGGAAGAGGACGCCGCGAGGCGCCTGCCGCCCGCGCGTTTTGCCCAGTCGCTGGAGGGAGGCGTGGGCGCGTGGGGTGGGGCATGA
- the aat gene encoding leucyl/phenylalanyl-tRNA--protein transferase has translation MPIYLLSDEHPELFPPPERADKSGVVAVGGDLRPERLLAAYAHGIFPWYSEGDPILWHSPDPRFVLSPDKLHVGRSLRKTMARGVYEVRYDTAFRRVITECSQVPRPGQTGTWITEEMMEAYVTLHEAGFAHSVEAWAEGELKGGLYGVSLGAAFFGESMFALAPDASKVAFVTAAERFQGWGFQLIDCQVETEHLARFGAENWPRRRFLTALARAMKEPTRRGKWTEEAAAGP, from the coding sequence GTGCCCATCTACCTGTTGAGTGACGAGCACCCCGAGCTCTTCCCGCCCCCGGAGCGCGCCGACAAGAGCGGCGTCGTCGCCGTCGGCGGTGACTTGCGTCCGGAGCGGCTGCTGGCCGCCTACGCCCACGGCATCTTCCCCTGGTACAGCGAGGGAGACCCCATCCTCTGGCACTCGCCGGACCCGCGCTTCGTGCTGTCGCCAGACAAGCTCCACGTGGGCCGCTCGCTGCGCAAGACGATGGCCCGCGGCGTCTACGAGGTGCGCTACGACACCGCCTTCCGGCGCGTCATCACCGAGTGCAGCCAGGTGCCTCGGCCCGGACAGACGGGCACCTGGATTACCGAGGAGATGATGGAGGCCTACGTCACGCTCCACGAGGCGGGCTTCGCGCACTCGGTGGAGGCGTGGGCGGAGGGCGAGCTGAAGGGCGGCCTGTACGGGGTGTCCCTGGGCGCGGCCTTCTTTGGAGAGAGCATGTTCGCGCTGGCCCCGGACGCCTCGAAGGTGGCCTTCGTCACCGCGGCGGAGCGCTTCCAGGGCTGGGGCTTCCAGCTCATCGACTGCCAGGTGGAGACTGAACACCTGGCCCGCTTCGGCGCGGAGAACTGGCCCCGCAGGCGCTTCCTCACGGCGCTCGCCCGAGCGATGAAGGAGCCCACCCGGCGCGGGAAGTGGACGGAAGAGGCGGCGGCCGGCCCCTGA
- a CDS encoding hemolysin family protein — MPTWTLWVACLALSFVRALVAASESALYGVSDLRAQELANTQPGRATRRVLRHKTDREPVATALRLGMVLSGFQAAAIGAFVPPRMLDFSRYGESAWLPVATVAAGALLVGVLATLMEVTMRGLANGSPERWALRLSGFTSLLVTVLYPPMRVAMAVLNLMARTFGRTLRFEPPPPPLEELEKLLAAQAAKNEVDKSAPQLIRSIFELSDKRCRDVMVPRTEVVTVDITITPDELLRLLAEENHSRIPVYRDDVDHVIGVLHARDIIPLLQHPELIVLQDIIRPAHFVPWMKPIGDLLRDMQKQKIHMAIVVDEYGGFMGVVTLEDILREIVGDIGDEFEVEEKQVEKLADGSFMVDAALEVDAFTQTFGFPLPEGDFDTLGGFLSSMAGHLPDVGERFAYSGWQFVVASKEGPRIDRVRMSRVKSGLTKDGKAAESRDGLGREHGREEQASAKS; from the coding sequence ATGCCTACCTGGACCCTCTGGGTCGCCTGCCTGGCGCTGAGTTTCGTCAGGGCCCTTGTCGCCGCTTCGGAGTCCGCGCTCTACGGCGTGTCCGACCTGCGAGCACAGGAGCTGGCGAACACGCAGCCGGGCCGGGCGACGCGCCGGGTCCTCCGCCACAAGACGGACCGCGAGCCCGTGGCCACGGCGCTGCGCCTGGGCATGGTGCTCAGCGGCTTCCAGGCCGCGGCCATTGGGGCCTTCGTCCCGCCGCGCATGCTGGACTTCAGCCGCTACGGCGAATCCGCGTGGCTGCCGGTGGCCACCGTCGCCGCGGGCGCGCTGCTGGTGGGCGTGCTGGCCACGCTCATGGAAGTCACCATGCGCGGGCTGGCCAACGGCAGCCCGGAGCGCTGGGCCCTGCGGCTGTCGGGCTTCACCTCGCTGCTGGTGACGGTGCTCTACCCGCCCATGCGCGTGGCCATGGCGGTGCTCAACCTGATGGCGCGCACCTTCGGCCGCACGCTGCGCTTCGAGCCGCCGCCCCCGCCGCTGGAGGAGCTGGAGAAGCTGCTGGCCGCCCAGGCCGCGAAGAACGAGGTCGACAAGAGCGCCCCGCAGCTCATCCGCTCCATCTTCGAGCTGTCCGACAAGCGCTGCCGCGACGTCATGGTGCCGCGCACGGAGGTGGTGACGGTGGACATCACCATCACCCCGGACGAGCTGCTGCGCCTGCTGGCGGAGGAGAACCACTCCCGCATCCCCGTGTACCGGGACGACGTGGACCACGTCATCGGCGTGCTGCACGCGCGCGACATCATCCCCCTGCTCCAGCACCCCGAGCTCATCGTCCTGCAGGACATCATCCGCCCGGCGCACTTCGTGCCGTGGATGAAGCCCATTGGCGACCTGCTCCGGGACATGCAGAAGCAGAAGATTCACATGGCCATCGTCGTCGACGAGTACGGCGGCTTCATGGGTGTGGTGACGTTGGAGGACATCCTCCGCGAAATCGTCGGCGACATCGGCGACGAGTTCGAGGTGGAGGAGAAGCAGGTGGAGAAGCTGGCGGACGGCAGCTTCATGGTGGACGCCGCGCTGGAGGTGGACGCCTTCACGCAGACGTTCGGCTTCCCCCTGCCCGAAGGCGACTTTGACACGCTGGGCGGCTTCCTCTCCTCCATGGCGGGCCACCTGCCTGACGTGGGCGAGCGATTCGCCTACAGCGGCTGGCAGTTCGTCGTGGCGTCCAAGGAAGGCCCCCGCATCGACCGCGTGCGGATGTCGCGCGTGAAGTCCGGCCTCACCAAGGACGGCAAGGCCGCGGAGTCCCGCGACGGGCTGGGGCGCGAGCACGGCCGCGAGGAGCAGGCCTCCGCGAAGAGCTGA
- a CDS encoding pilus assembly protein N-terminal domain-containing protein — MFARMYAVGALLAFFVPTLAHAWPVDLVVPLEPGKERFHKLDTVDWVQVADASVADAELLPGSNELLLTGQKAGRTLLLLYAGGRFAVWRLTVGSPPPEDPAPRLAAARKACPDLNATSGAERSLSASVKDSACRLALLELLKTDAFVARELELTFELPVLQEQLTSLGEGLKPLGLEARYSGAGVVVSGAGSPEVHRKALWELFHRSVGRVPLDDQIQEVKPPEPTDAGTPDAATPAVEAEREIPVEVLPPPKKSRKR; from the coding sequence ATGTTCGCTCGCATGTACGCTGTTGGAGCACTCCTGGCCTTCTTCGTCCCGACGCTCGCACATGCGTGGCCGGTGGACCTGGTCGTCCCCCTGGAGCCCGGGAAGGAACGCTTCCACAAGCTCGACACCGTGGACTGGGTCCAGGTGGCGGACGCCTCCGTGGCGGACGCGGAGCTGCTGCCTGGGAGCAATGAACTGTTGCTCACTGGGCAGAAGGCGGGACGGACGCTGCTCCTGCTGTACGCAGGGGGCCGCTTCGCCGTGTGGCGCCTCACGGTGGGTTCGCCGCCGCCGGAGGACCCCGCGCCCCGCCTGGCCGCGGCCCGCAAGGCCTGTCCGGACCTGAACGCGACGAGCGGCGCGGAGCGCTCCCTCAGTGCTTCGGTCAAGGACTCCGCGTGCAGGTTGGCGCTGCTGGAGCTGCTGAAGACAGACGCCTTCGTGGCCCGGGAGCTGGAGCTGACCTTCGAGCTCCCCGTCCTCCAGGAGCAGCTCACTTCACTGGGAGAGGGATTGAAGCCGCTGGGGCTGGAGGCTCGTTACAGCGGCGCGGGCGTGGTGGTGTCGGGCGCGGGCTCGCCGGAGGTGCACCGCAAGGCGCTGTGGGAGTTGTTCCACCGCTCCGTGGGCCGGGTGCCGCTGGACGACCAGATTCAGGAAGTGAAGCCGCCCGAGCCCACCGACGCTGGCACGCCGGACGCGGCCACGCCCGCGGTGGAGGCGGAGCGTGAGATTCCGGTGGAGGTGCTGCCACCGCCGAAGAAGTCACGCAAGCGCTGA
- a CDS encoding DUF4150 domain-containing protein encodes MANTVGVNKMSVVTKDSNGVSVAFPDVCKTPSPAGPIPLPYPNVARSADTAQGSKTVAVEGNPLCVKDSNFSTSTGDEAGTAGGGVVSGKTQGKAEFVNFSFDVQVEGKNVARAFDLMLHNDKNTPPFPLMQPPVMAAGQGSGKCNCLVCEKEM; translated from the coding sequence ATGGCCAATACGGTCGGTGTCAACAAGATGTCCGTGGTGACCAAGGACTCCAACGGCGTGTCCGTGGCGTTTCCGGATGTCTGCAAGACGCCCAGCCCGGCGGGTCCCATTCCGCTGCCGTACCCGAACGTGGCGCGCTCCGCCGATACCGCGCAGGGCAGCAAGACGGTGGCGGTAGAGGGGAACCCCTTGTGCGTGAAGGACTCCAACTTCAGCACCAGCACGGGGGATGAGGCGGGAACGGCGGGGGGCGGTGTGGTCTCTGGCAAGACCCAGGGCAAGGCCGAGTTCGTCAACTTCTCCTTCGACGTTCAGGTCGAGGGAAAGAACGTGGCGAGGGCCTTCGACTTGATGTTGCACAACGACAAGAACACGCCTCCGTTCCCGCTGATGCAGCCACCGGTGATGGCGGCCGGCCAGGGCTCGGGCAAGTGCAACTGCCTGGTCTGCGAAAAAGAGATGTAG
- a CDS encoding DUF6484 domain-containing protein — protein MASHEQDAGRPPSQVEEPILGNLIGRVVGRGRMGTVQVDFEGNHHGPLEARLAVAVDEATLLRAIEARQEAVLCFERGTPTRPIVLGLLQPRSETPLLDAMLEAPDGERDDGEVAIVANGQRVPIEGLLDGATEELELRCGRSSLVLRRNGQILLRGEHVLVDAGQVLRLRGGKTQIN, from the coding sequence ATGGCCTCACACGAACAGGACGCCGGGCGCCCGCCTTCTCAAGTGGAGGAGCCCATCCTGGGAAACCTCATTGGCCGGGTCGTCGGACGGGGGCGAATGGGCACGGTGCAGGTGGACTTCGAGGGCAACCACCATGGGCCGCTGGAGGCCCGGCTCGCGGTCGCGGTGGATGAGGCCACGCTGCTTCGGGCGATAGAGGCGCGGCAGGAGGCGGTGCTCTGTTTCGAGCGGGGCACACCGACGCGCCCCATCGTGCTCGGTTTGCTCCAGCCGCGCAGTGAGACGCCCCTCCTGGATGCCATGCTCGAAGCTCCTGATGGCGAGCGCGATGATGGAGAGGTCGCCATCGTCGCCAACGGCCAGCGAGTCCCCATCGAGGGGCTTCTGGACGGCGCGACCGAGGAGCTCGAGCTTCGCTGCGGCAGGTCCAGTCTGGTCCTGCGGCGCAATGGTCAGATTCTGCTTCGAGGTGAGCATGTGCTCGTCGACGCGGGCCAGGTGCTGCGCCTTCGTGGCGGCAAGACGCAGATCAACTAG